The following are from one region of the Mustela lutreola isolate mMusLut2 chromosome 7, mMusLut2.pri, whole genome shotgun sequence genome:
- the NKX2-8 gene encoding homeobox protein Nkx-2.8, with the protein MATSGRLSFTVRSLLDLPEQDAQHLRRREPELRAPGPGPCATWLESERSHYPFSDESSPETSPPDSSQRPSTGPVSPGSDAEKRKKRRVLFSKAQTLELERRFRQQRYLSAPEREQLARLLRLTPTQVKIWFQNHRYKLKRARAPGGPGAAESPDLAAAAELRAAPGLLRRVVVPVLVRDGQPCGTGDLSTASAQDKSGASPTACPSPGYAAFGPCSALGLFPAYQHLVPPALVSWNW; encoded by the exons ATGGCCACCTCTGGACGCCTCAGCTTCACCGTGCGCAGCCTCCTGGATTTACCCGAGCAGGACGCACAACACCTGAGAAGGCGGGAGCCGGAGCTACGCGCTCCCGGGCCCGGCCCCTGCGCCACCTGGTTGGAATCCGAGCGCAGCCACTACCCCT TCTCGGACGAGAGCAGCCCTGAGACCAGCCCGCCCGACTCGTCGCAGCGGCCGTCTACTGGGCCGGTGTCTCCCGGCTCAGATgctgaaaagaggaagaaacgTCGGGTGCTGTTCTCCAAGGCGCAAACGCTGGAGTTGGAGCGACGCTTTCGGCAGCAGCGCTACCTGTCTGCGCCCGAGCGCGAGCAGCTGGCGCGCCTGCTTCGCCTCACGCCCACACAGGTCAAAATCTGGTTCCAGAACCATCGCTACAAGCTGAAGCGCGCGCGCGCCCCTGGAGGGCCAGGGGCGGCGGAGTCGCCGGACCTGGCAGCCGCCGCCGAGCTGCGCGCCGCACCGGGCCTGCTGCGCCGCGTGGTGGTCCCTGTGCTGGTGCGCGACGGGCAGCCTTGCGGCACCGGCGATCTGAGCACGGCCTCCGCCCAGGACAAGAGCGGCGCGTCCCCAACCGCCTGCCCGTCGCCAGGCTACGCCGCCTTCGGGCCTTGCTCGGCTCTCGGCCTCTTCCCGGCCTATCAGCACTTAGTGCCCCCAGCCCTGGTCTCCTGGAACTGGTGA